In Juglans microcarpa x Juglans regia isolate MS1-56 chromosome 4S, Jm3101_v1.0, whole genome shotgun sequence, a single window of DNA contains:
- the LOC121263456 gene encoding late embryogenesis abundant protein D-34-like, with product MSRHQQQQQRPQHEPIKYGDVFPTEGELAGKTVAPRDAAMMQTAENEMLGHIQKGGAAATMQSAAMRNERAGFVGHNDVTDDAGDRGVSITETDLPGKRLIVESVAGQVVDQFSQRAPLAAATLFEEGGGGRGQGDAITIGEALESTVMTAGSKPVEQSDAAAIQAEVRATGRTNVVPRGVAAAAQSAATLNARTTRDEDKTKLADVLANATSKLPTDKAVTRRDAEGVTGAEMGNNPDLTTHPAGVAASMAAAARLNLNK from the exons ATGAGCCGCCACCAGCAGCAGCAACAGAGACCTCAGCACGAACCCATCAAGTACGGCGATGTTTTTCCTACAGAGGGAGAACTTGCGGGGAAAACGGTGGCCCCAAGGGATGCGGCGATGATGCAGACGGCTGAGAACGAAATGCTTGGGCATATACAGAAGGGCGGTGCTGCCGCAACCATGCAGTCGGCCGCCATGCGCAACGAGAGGGCTGGCTTTGTGGGTCATAATGACGTGACCGACGACGCTGGCGATCGCGGCGTGAGCATCACGGAGACCGATCTTCCTGGGAAGCGTTTAATCGTCGAGTCGGTCGCCGGAcag GTTGTCGATCAATTTAGTCAGCGCGCTCCGTTGGCAGCTGCCACCCTTTTTGAAGAAGGTGGTGGTGGTCGCGGCCAGGGTGATGCAATCACTATAGGTGAAGCACTGGAGTCCACTGTCATGACAGCCGGAAGCAAGCCAGTGGAGCAGAGCGATGCCGCAGCTATTCAGGCCGAAGTTAGAGCAACAGGCCGCACCAACGTAGTCCCTCGTGGGGTTGCCGCCGCTGCTCAGTCGGCGGCAACTCTGAATGCCAGGACAACTAGGGACGAGGACAAGACAAAACTTGCTGATGTTCTTGCG aaTGCTACTTCGAAGTTGCCAACGGATAAAGCGGTGACACGCCGAGATGCAGAGGGGGTGACGGGTGCGGAGATGGGCAACAATCCAGACCTGACAACACATCCGGCAGGAGTGGCGGCTTCCATGGCTGCGGCTGCTAGGCTCAACCTCAATAAATAA
- the LOC121263457 gene encoding pre-rRNA-processing protein TSR2 homolog — translation MDRGSPRELTPEAMPIFREGVYLVLSRWSALQMAVENEWGGRDSHRKADQLASDIISWFTQSREPLYIDDLEDMLDEALLSLNTEAEDGSIEEIAYKLMTMHEECLEGNFQSIEGLREVSRQEVAVNHVRQVDNDDDDDDDSDNDVGGNENSSNMILDAPDSSSNLNLVEVPVVDSGPKVASETDGWVQVSRRRNRGK, via the exons ATGGATCGTGGTTCTCCGAGAGAGCTAACGCCAGAGGCTATGCCAATTTTCAGGGAGGGCGTGTATCTGGTCCTCTCTCGCTGGTCGGCGCTCCAAATGGCAGTCGAGAATGAGTGGGGCGGCCGGGACTCGCACCGAAAGGCCGACCAACTCGCTTCCGATATTATCTCCTGGTTCACTCAGTCCAGAG AGCCGCTTTATATAGATGATTTAGAAGATATGCTTGATGAAGCTCTGCTGTCTCTCAATACCGAGGCTGAGGATGGCAGTATTGAGGAA ATAGCCTATAAACTGATgactatgcatgaagaatgttTGGAAGGGAATTTTCAGTCTATTGAAGGCCTAAGGGAAGTCAGTCGTCAGGAAGTTGCTGTTAATCATGTCAGACAG GTTGATAATGATGACGATGACGACGATGACAGCGACAATGATGTTGGTGGAAATGAGAATTCATCAAATATGATACTGGATGCACCAGATTCAAGTTCGAATTTGAATCTGGTAGAGGTGCCAGTCGTTGACTCTGGACCCAAGGTGGCTTCTGAAACAGATGGATGGGTCCAAGTTTCACGGAGGCGAAATAGGGGAAAATGA